TGAAAACTAGATTAACTGATAGCAAAATGCAATCGGTTTTTGGGGCATGGATAAGCTACCGCCAAAACATCCGAGCAAGCAGCAGCTGCCGCAGGCCTTCGCGCTCAGCGCCTTGCTGAGCCTATTTTCAGGAAGAAATCCGCTTGAGCGCCTTGCGGCAGGTCAGTCCTTGCGGAAGATCAAGCTGGCACCCCAGCCGGTGATCACGGCGAGCAGCACGGCCGCAAAGCCGTAAAGGATCGGCTGATCATGCGCCGCATCGGTGATCGTCTGCTCGATGCCGGTCTTGATGACCCGCAGCGGCAGCGATTTCTCGGTCACGAAAAGGCCGCTCTTGAACAGATAGGCGCGCACGCTGTGCACCCCGTTCGGAATGTTTGCCGGCAGGCGCAGGCTCGCCTTGAAGAGATTGGAGGAAACGAACCGCACGCCGCTCGGGTTGCGGTCGTAGAGCCCGCCGCCCTGCTGCAGCCGCCGGAAGGCGTCGCGGAACTCGCCGAGATTGCTGCCATCGCCGACGAAGCCCACCGGCGTTAGCGGAATGTGGTCGATGCCGATCCCCTGATCGGTCAGGTCAAGCGGCGTCACGATGTCGTCGATCATGCGCGAACTCGACATCGAATAGGAGTGCGGCACCGATTCGAAGGTCATCGAGCGGGTGTTCACCCAGATGCCGAAGACGCGCTCCTTTTTGCGCACCGTCGCATCCTCGCGCGGGCCTTCCAACACCACGACCACGTCGTATTGGCCGACGGCGAGCAGCAGCTGGTCGGTGTTCGAGAGCGCTCCGAAGATGGTCAGATCCGCGCCGTGGAAATCCGAGGTGATGGCGATTTCGCTGGTCGACGTGCCGATTTCCAACCCTTCACGCACCGCCTCCGTTGCCTGCCCCGGCAGCCACTGGGCTCCGGCAGAGGCCGGCAGCAAGCAAAGCAACGCGATGACAGCGGCAGCCAGGCGCATCAATTGCCCGCTCCCATCACCACCGAATAGACATCGGCCGGCGTCACCACCAGAGCGATGGCAAGACGCACGCCGACGGCGAGCACCAGCAGGCCGAGCAGGGCGCGCAGCTGTTCGCCGCGCAGTTTTTGGCCGACGCGCACGCCGTATTGCGCGCCGATGACACCCGCTACCATCAGGATGAAGGCAAGCACGATGTCGACGGAGAAGTTCGTCGCCGCCTGCACGATCGTCGTATAGGCGGTCACGAAGATGATCTGGAACAGCGAGGTGCCGACGACGACATTGGTCGGGATGCGCAGCAGATAGATCATCGCCGGCACCATGATGAAGCCGCCGCCGACACCCATGATCGAAGTGAGGATGCCGATCGCAAAGCCGAGTGCGACGATTGGAATGACGCTGAGATAGATCTTCGATTTCTTGAAACGCACCTTCAGCGGCAGCTTGTGCACC
This Rhizobium brockwellii DNA region includes the following protein-coding sequences:
- a CDS encoding TIGR02186 family protein encodes the protein MRLAAAVIALLCLLPASAGAQWLPGQATEAVREGLEIGTSTSEIAITSDFHGADLTIFGALSNTDQLLLAVGQYDVVVVLEGPREDATVRKKERVFGIWVNTRSMTFESVPHSYSMSSSRMIDDIVTPLDLTDQGIGIDHIPLTPVGFVGDGSNLGEFRDAFRRLQQGGGLYDRNPSGVRFVSSNLFKASLRLPANIPNGVHSVRAYLFKSGLFVTEKSLPLRVIKTGIEQTITDAAHDQPILYGFAAVLLAVITGWGASLIFRKD